One Glycocaulis abyssi DNA window includes the following coding sequences:
- a CDS encoding enoyl-ACP reductase has translation MSDSVYPAGNLMKGKRGLVMGVANKNSIAWGIAQQLAAQGAELAFSYQGEELEKRVRPLVESLPCEPFMVTADVTDDASMDACFAALEKKWGKMDFLVHAIAFAGKDELKGSFTHNTTREGFKRAMDVSAFSFVDAAKRASALMPSREEGGGAMISMTYLGSERVVPNYNVMGVAKAALEASTRYIARDLGPQGIRVNAISAGPMRTLAMAGISGGKTLMKTGKDWSMLKEDTRMEGVAGAALYLLSDLGHSCTGEVLHVDAGFHAVAVPDLGEEG, from the coding sequence ATGAGCGACAGCGTGTATCCGGCCGGCAATCTGATGAAGGGCAAGCGCGGGCTTGTCATGGGTGTGGCCAACAAGAACTCGATTGCCTGGGGCATTGCCCAGCAGCTCGCGGCGCAAGGCGCAGAGCTTGCCTTCTCCTATCAGGGCGAGGAGCTGGAAAAGCGCGTGCGCCCGCTGGTGGAAAGCCTGCCCTGTGAACCCTTCATGGTCACGGCTGATGTCACCGATGATGCCTCCATGGACGCGTGCTTTGCCGCGCTGGAGAAAAAGTGGGGCAAGATGGACTTCCTCGTCCACGCCATTGCCTTTGCCGGCAAGGACGAGCTGAAAGGCTCCTTCACCCACAACACGACGCGTGAAGGCTTCAAGCGGGCGATGGACGTCTCGGCCTTCTCGTTTGTGGACGCGGCCAAACGCGCCAGCGCGCTGATGCCGAGCCGCGAAGAAGGGGGCGGCGCGATGATCTCCATGACCTATCTGGGGTCAGAGCGCGTGGTACCCAATTACAACGTGATGGGCGTGGCCAAGGCGGCGCTGGAAGCTTCCACCCGCTATATCGCAAGGGATCTTGGTCCGCAGGGTATCCGCGTGAACGCCATCTCCGCCGGTCCGATGCGCACCCTTGCCATGGCCGGAATTTCCGGCGGCAAGACGCTGATGAAGACCGGCAAGGACTGGTCGATGCTCAAAGAAGACACCCGCATGGAAGGCGTGGCCGGGGCTGCGCTCTACCTGCTGTCTGACCTTGGCCATTCGTGCACCGGCGAAGTGCTCCACGTCGATGCCGGCTTCCACGCCGTGGCGGTGCCGGACCTGGGTGAAGAGGGCTAG